A window of Schistocerca serialis cubense isolate TAMUIC-IGC-003099 chromosome 1, iqSchSeri2.2, whole genome shotgun sequence genomic DNA:
tacatccttctgaatctgtttagtgtattcatctctcggtctctctctactatttttaccctccacgctgccctccaatactaaattggtgatcccttgatgcctcagaacatgtcctaccaaccgatcccttcttctagtcaagttgtgccacaaacttctcttctccccaatcctattcaatacctcctcattagttacgtgatctacccaccttatcttcagcattcttctgtagcaccacatttcgaaagcttctattctcttcttgtccaaactagttatttctcatgataacgacgtcctcttgagtagttcccgcccggagatccgaatgggggactattttacctccggaatattttacccaagaggacgccatcatcatttaatcatacagtaaagctacatgtcctcgggaaaaattacggctgtagtttccccttgctttcagccgttcgcagtaccagcacagcaaggccgttttggttaatgttacaaggccagatcagtcaatcatccagactgttgcccctgcaactaccgaaaaggctgctgcccctcttcaggaaccacatgtttgtctggcctctcaacagatacccctccgttgtggttgcacctacggtacggccatctgtatcgctgaggcacgcaagcctccccaccatcggcaaggtccatggttatggGAGTGAAAGTGAGGCCGTTGGATAGCACTGAAACTTCTGTAGGACACGGGTTTTGGTGAATAAATTTCTGGCCTTGTTTTGGGATTGTATAGGTTCTGAGCTAGGTAGAACATTGAAAGATAGTTCTGGGGCATGTTGTAAATGAAAATGTCCATAAGACAGAGTCTGTGTTCTATGAGGGATTGACAAGTGGGTTCGGTGGGGTTAGGATAGGTGTTGACAGGTACTGGTGCTTCAAGGCAGGAGTAGGATGTCAGTAAGTTTTATCATTTATGGAGGTGGTACCTGAAGTGCTCTTCCAGGTGTTGGAGGGCAAATATCTCTCTTTGGGAGATGTGGTGTGGGGAGTTAGAAGTGTACAGTAAAAGTATCTTGGGGAGGGAGCAGAGATTGTTTTAGCATCCCTGTGtcatgaagatttgtttctgtactACCGGATTTGAGAGGAAGAGACATTGCTGGAATTTTGAAGTACAGTAATCATTGTAAAAGGAGGGGTGGGATCTGGGAAAGAGTATTTTCGTTGTATGGTCATGGAATGGTgggcagggggagggagggggggggggggggcaggaagactCGTTCCCCAGCTCAGGGGCAGCATTTAGAgaacaggatgtgggactgggttttagctAGGTATGGGGATACTTTTCTGAATAAGAAAATGTGAGGTAGGCTCAGGAAATCTATGtcttcatggatactctgtaaatcattcttaagtgcctggcagggggttcatcgaaccaccttcacaataattctctattattccactcttgatCAGTGCATGGAGAAATGAACAACtatatctgatttcccttattttatcatgatgatcatttctccctatgtaggccagcatcaacaaaatatttttgcatttggaggagaaagttggcgatagaaatttcgtgagaagattccgtcacagtgaaaaatgcctttgttttaatggtgtgtatcccaaatcctgtatcatgtctgtgacgttctctcccatattttgtgataatacaaaagtgatgctcttctttgaactttctcgatgtactcaatTAATCCTATCTGCTAAAGATACcagactgcacagcagtactccaaaagaggacggacaagtgtagtgtagccagtctttttagtagatctgtcacattttctaagtgttctggtaataaaatgcagtctttggtttaccttccccataacattttctgtgtgctgtttccagtttaaattgttcgtgattgtaattcttaattatttagttgaatttacagcctttagattacactgatttatcgtgtaactgaagtttaatggattccttttagcactcatgtggatgacctcacacttttcattatttattgtttcactattcatggtcagttgccaattttcgcaccattcaggtatcttttctaaatcattttgcaatatggttttatcttctgatgagttCAATAGACGAAACAACACAtctctgcaaacaacccaagatgggtgctcagattgtctccaaaatcatttataaGGAACAGCAGacagcctataacactacattgggaacaccagaaatcacttctgttttactcaatgactttccatcagttactgtgaactgtggcccctctgacaagaaatcatggatccactcacataactgaggcgatattccataagcatgcatttcactagaagctgcttgtgtggtacagtgtgaaaagccttttggaaatttggaaacacagaatcaatttgaaatgccttgtcaatagcactcaacactttgtgtgtgtgtgtgtgtgtgtgtgtgtgtgtgtgtgtgtgtgtgtgtgtgtgtgtaaagagctagttgtgttacataagaacaatgttttataaatcggtgttgactgtgtgtctgtgtCAATAGACTATTGTCTTTGAGGTAATtcttaatgtttgaacacaatatatgctccaaaatcctgctgcatatcaacgttaatgatatgggcctgcagtttagtggattactcgtactagctttcttgaatactggtgcgacctgtgcaactttccagcctttgggtatggatctttcatcaaGCAAGTGctagtatatgattgttaagtatggagatattgcatcaagatactctgaaaggaacctaattggtatactgtctggaccagaagactgaaTAAGTTTGATGGTTGTAAAGGGAACTATGGATAACAGGGAGTGGTTCTGGGGAGTGAAAAGGCAGAAAGAAATTTTTGCTAATGAGTGATGACCGTAGGGTAGTTCTGTGACGTGGGAATATTTGATTGCGCGGAAGCTGTTGCCATGCATGAGGAAAAAAGAAACAGGTGTAAAATTATGACAGGGCCAATGTGTAGGGAGGGATGGATGGATTGATTTGAAGGTGAACTATGTAGCAAGTTTCCTCCTGTCCCCGTGATGTCATAGGCAATATCCCGCCCGGCCATCCATCCTAAACTTTTCATATTGGCGATCATCATTTGTCAGTTCGAAAAATGCTTGTGCAACACATCACTTCATCAAACTGATATGTTGCACTACTGATTCCTCCCATTAGGTGAATGATGTCGTCACTACTGCAAAATGCTAACCAAACAACAAATATTTAAAGCTCCAACTCATCGTAACATGCTCACTACAAGCATCAATGTCATTCGCCTTTATAGTGTACCAGTACAATTGTAATTATATATCATTTTCAATGAATAGTTATCCATGTTTATTAACTTTAAGTTTCTTAACATTTTTACCAGGCAATCACTCTTACTGTGGATAAGGGATTTTggataacaaatatttattatccATAAAGACGCTATTAGAAAGATATCCTGCGAATGGGTATGGATACCATCCCTCAGTTTCTGCTGTAGTCATGTAGTAATCTTTATTACCTCACGCTTGGCAAACATAGAGTATGCTTGCAAAGCGTGGCCCGTGAGGCATTCCCCTCCACTGAGCACTTCCCCCTCCAACTCCACTCACGCTATGTCGTACGTCCTGACCAAATATTTCGATTCACTTGTTCACCAGCAATCTAAAGAGGCAACGCGAAAAGAAAGAATACTGAAAAACATTATTCCAGTACGAGGTGGAGATTAAGTACTCGTTTGTAAATAATTCTGACGAAAAACTCCAATGGCTATATGTACAAAATGCTTAACGTAAATCAAAACAATCTTTCTTGATATTTCTCTTCATGAAGCAACACACAGGCATTACTCACATGACAAATGATGCGCTTTACTGGATAACTtcaaaataagtaataaaaaataaaaatgaaggtttCCTGAACCATCAAGTCCTGAAGAAAAGATTTTTAACTGCATCGCATGCTGATTGCTCAAAATTAGCAACAGCCCAGAAATGCTTCAGCGACGgattgtgtgtgtgtaaaaaaaaaaaaaaagaaaaagaaaaaaaagtgcgcTAACAATGGCAAAAGCATTTGGTTAAGACTATGCCGAAGAACACTTTAAAACAGCTGCTTTGTACACAAGTCTAATGGGAtctagcaaaaaagaaaaaaagaaagaaaagaaaagaaactgaacaGTTTAATTTGCAAATTGTTGGTATTATTCTTTGTGTGGACGAAGTACTGATCGTACAGATCTTAGTCAGCTGCTAATTTTATTCACATAATAATAAATGACTTTCTGTGCATAAAGTGTTACTCGCTTTAATTCCATTGCTCATAACAAAAGGTGTGGGTATTTTCACAAACTGTGTTGACAAAATTGGTGGTTTTAAAGAATATTGTACAGTTTGTATTGATGGTGCATTGGGTATGTACCCTCTGctctgtcaggtggcttgtggagtattgatgtTTGCATTATTCATCTGGAACCATCCCCACTCCACTCCACCTTAAAAAAGAACTTTTAAAgattacaaataaagaaataatcaagtaaTACGGGATACTGTGGAATTTTGGAGTAAACTgaaggattcactcttctttttttaaagaaaaagaaaaaaaaagaaaagggagaaTTTCAAACAGACTTTACAAATCATCTAAATGAATTGAATTTGCATTTGCAAGGGAAGAAATGCGCTATCTCTAATAGGTTTACGGATGTTAATGGATTCTTGTGTAAACTTATATTGTTTATATAACAACTAAATACGGGAAATCATTTCCCGAGTTGCTGTGAACTGAAACAAGAATATGTGGCGGAAAACGTTCAAAACTTACTTCCGTTGTTGAAGTAGTCTCCAATGAGTTGCATAGTCATTATTTTTAGTCGGATTATGGTAAATGAAGAAGGCACAACCAGCAGGGgagcagagggagagggagagggagagggagagggagagaacaatctttaataatacaatgaaaattagtCTCGGAAGTGTGTTAAGTGGTCCTCAAGAAGTAGTGTGCAGTTTACAAAACGATCTATTCATGCTGTCCAAAACAGAAAGAGGTGCTGCCCTGTTTTTGAATTCATGGCACAAGATAGGAGCTAGCCGAATCTCGCCCTTAAAGCAAACTCATTTTCTCGGGCCAACacatgtatgtgaaatatattttcgTCAGTGAAGTAAGTTAATTTCACCAAGCGTAATGCAGTGACAAATGAGGTCATCAGAACATCAACTTCTTCTCAGTACAACTTACATTACTCTAGCCTGTTAccctgtctcttgtttcactacattccatacagactgaagtctgttgtcagaattactgattttttaatttttacttgctCTTGCCAAGAGAGCTATATTTCGTTTCTTTTCACTACATATTTTAATTCCTCTAGTAATCCAAGTTTTTTTTATAAGGTTGTTTAATGTAATTCCTGATTAGAAAAGCTGTTTTCGAATGGTAATATGAATTTATTATGGAGTAGATTAAATTTTATATCAGCATTTGGTTTACTATAAATTTCATCGCAGGTTACACACAGCCTGTAAACTGTTTGGACATTTGTCATGTAATCCTTAACTATTCTGATTTCCACCGAGGGGAATATGTACTGTAAAGTACTgtcttatttatcctaactaattgTGCATCATGACCAGAGAGAATTTATTACTGGgtatacagttattttcttgctttgagcttcatcaaatAAAACATTTGAGTTCTACTGTCTTTATCTgcctgtgttggaaagttaataCAGAGATCAAATAATAAGATCCAAATATGGGTTTTAGATAATTTTCCCTATCGGAATCCTTTCAAAAATTTACATTGTAATCACCATATAATGTTAACTGCTTATTGCTCTCTGAGAGACAACACAGTAAGGATTCAACATGCATTACAAACAGTTAAAAATGTCCCAGTAGGGATTTATACACAGTAACCATTAAAAGTGGAatatttttcagcattaattcacaagTGCACATGTCTGTGTGCTAATCTCTACAAAACCCACTTATTTCAAtgcttttgaacttgtgttctgtcttaatacaCTGCCGGTAACAATTCCTTCATGAGTATGAGGCTACAGTgttatcttttgtatttaacttctctAACAGATTGACAGAGAAGAGTTTATGAGCAAGTCTGAGTATTATCTTGATGTCAAACAATggagaatccaggatggaatgtaacaatgttatgagaaggaaagttgctactcaccaaacagTGGAGATgcggagttgcagataggcacaacaaaaaggcacacaattaaagctttcggccattgtccttcgtcaacaatagacacacgtaCGCAAGTGCGCTCACATGCACTCGCGCAAATGCAACTCtcgcacatgactgcagtctcgggcaacaGAAACCACAGTCgtggtgtgtgtgcgcgtgtgcatgCGTGCGTGTGCGCGCGGTCACGtgttatgtgtgtctattgctgatgaAGGccagtggccaaaagctttaattgtgcctttttgctgtgcctatctgcaactcagcatttctgctatatggtgagtaacaacgttccttctcataatattatcaTCTTGACATGTGACATATGCTGCACATTTGTAATGTGCTGGAAATAATCACACCAGTGATTACTTTTTGAAAATGTCAACATTCTGACTTCCAGTGTTTTAGTCACCTAATGTAATGACATGCTCAATGGTCATGTGACAATGTTCTGATGGTGCACTATAATAAAAACTAAAAGGACTAAATATTATAAACTGTGTAAATAGGGGAAATGTTGGAGTAATAGATTTATCACAGTTTCCAAAACTGTTATTTCACTGTTTAGAAAAGTTGTATTTTTGTATTAATATCTATCAGTATTGTTCTTCGCTATTGTTATTATAGGGTGTGAGACAAAAATTACATTCTCCTTCCTCTTTTTGAGGTGGGATTTGATGAAGTTTTTCAATCAGTTTGAAGATGCAGAGCAGCTGAAGCAGCAAGAGAAGAGGAATACCAGCTCTTTTACCTCTCTTGTTTCTTTTTCCATAACTGCTGCAGAGAAGCTTTTGATGTTAGTTGTGCCTGTAATTACATGCTTCTGTAACACTGCATTCCACATGATTCACTCTTGTTCAACAAAGGAGCTATGGCTGCTTTTTTGTTACAGCATTGTTTGAACACAAAGGTGAGCTAGCAGATGTTGAAGCAAATATACTGTGCCcttaaaatgtttcagatttcTACCAGCTTAGAAATAATGCAGCATGTATAGTTGGAAAACTGCACAGTTAAGTTAGACTATACTTTCATTACTTAAAACTCCACAATCCCAGCCACCACTTTTGCTGTTTATTTGTGAGCTTTCACTTTTTGGCACTCCATAAGTTTAAAGATCAGTTCAGGTTTTTTACCAGGTACAGAGATGCATATCCTATTTCCTTAACTCTTCGTGCACTGGGTATTGATCTGTTTGTGTAGTGTATTGTGTAATTTTttgtctttcctttttttttttagcaggagTATGAAGCTGAAGATGAGGAACCATATGCTGATTATGAACTTCGTAGAGTCGATGGCAGAAATCGATACCGCGAATCCTCGAGAAGTCCTGTGTTGAATAGAAGACCCATAAATCAGCGTGCTGCAGTCACGGAGGAATACAGGATTTGTAGAGAGAGCAATGACTCATTTCATCCTAAAGTTTATGTTCCAGAATATCAGAATGATTGGAAACTTAAATATGAACAAAACAATGCCTTAAAAGAGTCAGTGCAAGGTAAAGACAGTAGAAACCTAAAAATGCCTTTGACTGTAGCTTTTTCGTTAGTAATAGGTTTCTGTCTAGTCTACGGAACTTTTTTTGCAAGTTCTTCTGAAGAAAATAGTTATACAGGCATAGAAAATATGGCTGCAGCAGTGAAAAATGCATTGTTACGATATGAAAATATTCCAGAGGATGTTGAATTTCAGCTTTCTGCCGGTATACGTAACGTAGTGGAAAGTGATCCCACCAAACCTTCAATTTTTGTTCTCCTCCACAATAACACTGGTGAGGGACCTTTTTGCCTGGCAAATACTATTGGTAATCTTGCAATGAAATACTTAGAATCAGATGAAGAATTTCCTCTCATTTTGAAACCGGATGAATTGTTGCAGAATGAAAATATGTCTAGGGACTATGGCTGGATTATAGAACATTACAAACCTCTTATTGAGAAACACCGTTCAGTAATAGTTAACAATTTGCAGAGTTTTCCTGGCAGAATGGCCATGGCTTTTCATTTCTTATGTGATGTAGAAAACCCTGTAGTTCGAAAGGCCCTATTTCTTTTTACATTGCATGTTCCAAATGTGCACAGTAGGAAGGTAGTGGAGCAGGCAGAAAATGTGATGCACAATATTTGGAGAGAAGAAGTTGATAATGATCAACGTCAGGCTCTTATAACACGCTTGACAGAGGATGTAATTTCTTTGCCACTGAACATATTACACAATGAAGCATGTCCCTGACTGGATAAGTATTACTCCAAATTGTGAAATCTGTAAATGTGGAGTATTGTTTAATACTTATGAGTTGACTAGAATCAGTGttgtgaaaataatatattttagaattttttctGCAACTTGTGAATCTGTCGGAAGATACTTTATTGGTGCATATTGTTTTATTTGTTAGTTttctttacaacaacaaaatatttgcacTAAGGTAGGATCGTATCTTAGATTACAAATTTGAACAGTatcctttctttttatttctgaaaaatattAGACTGTGTATGATAATAATGTTTAATCTGTGTCTATTAGTACCATCATATACTGGATTAGTGATTCAGTGTAATTTTCAGCTTTAAGCAGAGTTAAACTTGAAAAAGACTGGGGTATTTCACACTCAGCATAACATTATACTGATCCCatggaaaagaaaagcaaaatactGTGAAGATATCGGTGTTGGATATGTTACCAGAGCTCTTTTATTAATTGTGCTTAGCTTATCTGTTTACATTATTATGAAGACATGTTACATTTTTCACAAGATTTTCAAATAGGATTTGATTGCATACCTTTTTTGTGGCATATATTGTATTTTGTCATTACcgactttttgtttttcatttatttaggtATTCACAATTGCTTGCAAAAATGCAGAAACGTGTCAGCCTATATTATTGTTGTTTCATATATCACACATTGATTCTATTCAACTTTATGAAATGAAATTGCACAGAGGACAAATATTATAATAGGACTAATGCTTATATTGTGTTTGGTAATCATGTATTTCTGTAGCATGTTATTCTTCCACAACTTTTGTTTCTTTGCAAGGTGAATGTTTTATGCAAATGAAATCAACTGGCAAGTGGGCTAAACAGTTTACTTTGCCCTCTTATTGTAATCGTTTTGCTATGATATTTGGGTGCTGGAGAAATATATTAAAATGATATTTGCTAAACAAAAGACAGACAACACTGGAAACAAAAAAATCTTCGTTTTGATTTCTATCATCTTAGCAGTTTTTTTCACATTGTATTTAAATTGTAAATTTATCACAATAAAGTGTTATAATGTTTACGAAGAGCAAGCAAATTAAGCTTGTACCAAGGTGATCTGTTAATAGATTTTAATCCACAAAATCCTATGAAATTATATGGGGTTCATCTGACAGAGTCAAAACTGATGCATGTTTTAGCGTTCATAATGAAAGCAGGTGCATTCAACATTGTTCAATGACGCTGTCATGAGCACCCAGAGGGAAAGCAGTATTGGAGtactcgtagtagtagtagtaagagaAGGAGGAAGAGCTGCTTTGTTACCTCATTTATCACTTTTATAAGAACATAATTTAAGTATATAGACTTTATACATACAGCTCTTCTGGACAAGGATGGGACAGCTAGTGTACTGTGGACTTGTATTAGGAACCATTTCAGATTTAAAtaagtaattctacatctacatacatactccacaatccaccatacagtgtgtggcggagggtacctcgtaccacaactagcatcttttcactccctgttccactcccaaacagaacgagggaaaaatgactggctatatgcctctgtacgagccctaatttctcttatcttatctttgtggtctttccacgaaatgtaagttggcggcagtaaaattgtactgcagtcagcctcaaatgctggttctctaaatttcctcagtagcgattcacgaaaagaatgcctcctttcctctagagactcccacccgagttcctgaagcatttccgtaacactcgcatgatgatcaaacctaccagtaacaaatctagcagcccgcctctgaattgcttctatgtcctccctcaatccgacctgatagggatcccaaatgctcgagcagtactcaagaataggtcgtattagtgttttataaatggTCTCCTTTGTATATAAACCAcagcttcccaaaattctaccaatgaaccaaagacgaccatctgcctttcccacaactgctattacatgcttgtcccacttcacatcgctctacaatgttacgcccaaatatgtaatcgacgtgactgtgtcaagcactacactactaatggagtattcaaacattacaggattctttttcctattcatctgcattaatatatatttatctatatttagagttagctgccattctttacaccaatcacaaatcctgtccaagtcatcttgtatcctcctacagtcgctcaacgacaacaccttcccatacaccacagcatcatcagcaaacagccgcacattgctatccaccctgtccaaaagatcatttatgtagatagaaaacaacagcggatctaccacacttccctgggactctccagatgataccctcacctccgatgaacactcaccatcgaggacaacgtactgggttctatttatggaaaccatggaaaatctaaatcagaatggtgGGATGCTGATTAGAACCTCCATCCTCTTAAATATCTGATTCAGTCTATCCATAGTGTAAAACAATGTTTCCTTTTTACTTTCTTCCAAAGAAGTTATTTCATGTTATAAAAAGTTAGTGCTATACCATTCATTCGTTTCTCAGCATgaatcactgcacacactatacatacTATTAGCTAACAGCAGCAACATGACAGAGGtatttcatttacattttgaataCTGCAATTACCCATTTGTGCCTGAAAAActaagtcagcatccctccataatgtgtGAAATGTGAATGTCAGAATTAGGATACGATGTTGGTGTTATCTTTTGCAGTGCTTTTGCGTAATGTTTTCCATGGTGGAaggaaacattttttgattaaaccCTTATTGTCCGAGTATCCTTCACTATACAGCATATACTGCTTAACAGGTACTTGTaattgcctttttaaataagtttgtttattAGTAATCTCTTTAATCTCCTTGGGATTCTTACCATAAAATTTTATTCAGTGGGTAGAAAAAACTTTTCGAAGTTTTatgtaagtgttcattctttcttcAGTTTCTGTGGCCGTAGATAGagctgttcatgcagtaattaTCAACGTCACTGTTAAATGTACATAACTGATACGTTAGTTTAGTTAAAATCTCCAATATTTTGAACAGATTTTTATAGTGATCCAGGttatatttttgattattattcttatggccttttctgtagttggatcactgtgtttatattttgtaccttttttcATCATAGAATAATTCCATAGCTAAAAATAGAGTATGTATGAACAGGCCCGCCTGGTTAGCAATGCGGTCTAATGCACTGCCttccgggtgggaaggcgtgccggttcccggcacgaattgGATCGGTGGATTAGTGTTGAGGtttggtgtgccagccagtctgtggatggtttttaaggcaagttttccatctgccttggcgaatgtgggctggttccccgtattccgcctcagttgcactatgtcggcaattgctgtgcaaacactttctccacatacgcgtaaaacataattactctaccacgcaaacattagggttacactcgtctggtgcaaGATGCttccggggggtccactgggggccaaaccgcacagaaACCCTGGGTCCGGAGTGGGGCAGCATTGGGGCgagtagactgctgtagcctgttgtggggttgtgaatcactgagggctatggcggggacgaagccactcagtagtttctaggtccccagttccatacaatacaatacaatgtgtgAACagcatgtaactaaaagacattacacactgatgacaggggtcaaagggcataacatgctgttgATATTCTTTTTGCTAAgaattaacattaatttttaaaaaaaattgtgtttgttacACAGTTTATACATGTAGCCTACATTTAATTATCAGtgtcatttttcttcttcaaactaaaatttatgGCATTTGTTCTCTTACTGTTCGTCACTTGGTTATTGATCATTTGTAAACTTCCTTGGATGTTTACAGAGAGTGATGGCAGAGTCGTTTAGCATActagactcacattcaggaggaccacTGTTCAAATTCCCAtctggccatccatatttaggtttcatatttaggttttccatgacttcccttAATCAtgccaggcaaatgctgagattgtTCCTTTGAAGAGGGACACGGCTGATTTCATTCCTCATGCTTTCGTATTTTCAAGCTTGTGACCTTTTGACCTCACTGTCAACAGGAAGTTAAACTCTAGCCTTGGTTCTTTCCTTTCTTTGTGGGTTTTATTTGCCCTTTTCTTTCTAGTGTGTAAACATTTCACACCCAATCTGCTTCTTTGAATAAGTAAAGTGTTCAATCAGACGATTAAAAGTTTTTACGTCAGATATTCAGATTGTTATTAAATTGACTGCTTTGTTGACTTTGCCTTTGACTGTGATTTCTCAGAAAAGTTGTGGCAAGAGCTTGCAGAATTTGGTGTCCCTTCACACTTGATAGCAGCAGGTCTCCACAATAATCACCTCACAGCTGTGAAACAAAGTGCTGGCACATCTGATTTCTTCAGCATATCAAAAGGTGCCAGGCAGAGTTGTCATATTTCCCCCTCCTCACTCCTGCCTCCCACCCTAATGTACAACACCTCTCAGAACATGTAATTAGGAATGCTCTTTAGGGTTGGACTAAAGGCATTTCAATTGGGTGTAGATCTATAAACAGCCTCTAATTTCCTGATGGCACCATGCTTTAACTTTCAGCCAGCAGCAAAGATGAAGTTACTGGGCTAGTAACAAAAGTAAAGGATATTAGTCTGCCATATGGATTAGACATCACTGTCAACGAGTCCAAACTCATAATTGATAAAGGAGCACAAGTCCAACTCTCAGGTCAATTAAAGAAACTGGAAACTGTG
This region includes:
- the LOC126416764 gene encoding uncharacterized protein LOC126416764 isoform X3 — translated: MSRNRFRTEQLERQEYEAEDEEPYADYELRRVDGRNRYRESSRSPVLNRRPINQRAAVTEEYRICRESNDSFHPKVYVPEYQNDWKLKYEQNNALKESVQGKDSRNLKMPLTVAFSLVIGFCLVYGTFFASSSEENSYTGIENMAAAVKNALLRYENIPEDVEFQLSAGIRNVVESDPTKPSIFVLLHNNTGEGPFCLANTIGNLAMKYLESDEEFPLILKPDELLQNENMSRDYGWIIEHYKPLIEKHRSVIVNNLQSFPGRMAMAFHFLCDVENPVVRKALFLFTLHVPNVHSRKVVEQAENVMHNIWREEVDNDQRQALITRLTEDVISLPLNILHNEACP
- the LOC126416764 gene encoding uncharacterized protein LOC126416764 isoform X1 — protein: MSRNRFRTEQLEREIRARPMQEVHARPLQGVRASPLHWSEQSDNSSDGDQDEVDGVEDSPHPSVESQQEYEAEDEEPYADYELRRVDGRNRYRESSRSPVLNRRPINQRAAVTEEYRICRESNDSFHPKVYVPEYQNDWKLKYEQNNALKESVQGKDSRNLKMPLTVAFSLVIGFCLVYGTFFASSSEENSYTGIENMAAAVKNALLRYENIPEDVEFQLSAGIRNVVESDPTKPSIFVLLHNNTGEGPFCLANTIGNLAMKYLESDEEFPLILKPDELLQNENMSRDYGWIIEHYKPLIEKHRSVIVNNLQSFPGRMAMAFHFLCDVENPVVRKALFLFTLHVPNVHSRKVVEQAENVMHNIWREEVDNDQRQALITRLTEDVISLPLNILHNEACP
- the LOC126416764 gene encoding uncharacterized protein LOC126416764 isoform X2, which produces MSRNRFRTEQLEREIRARPMQEVHARPLQGVRASPLHWSEQSDNSSDGDQDEVDGVEDSPHPSVESQEYEAEDEEPYADYELRRVDGRNRYRESSRSPVLNRRPINQRAAVTEEYRICRESNDSFHPKVYVPEYQNDWKLKYEQNNALKESVQGKDSRNLKMPLTVAFSLVIGFCLVYGTFFASSSEENSYTGIENMAAAVKNALLRYENIPEDVEFQLSAGIRNVVESDPTKPSIFVLLHNNTGEGPFCLANTIGNLAMKYLESDEEFPLILKPDELLQNENMSRDYGWIIEHYKPLIEKHRSVIVNNLQSFPGRMAMAFHFLCDVENPVVRKALFLFTLHVPNVHSRKVVEQAENVMHNIWREEVDNDQRQALITRLTEDVISLPLNILHNEACP